A single region of the Arthrobacter sp. zg-Y820 genome encodes:
- a CDS encoding helix-hairpin-helix domain-containing protein, protein MAEHRWDTAPSAPRLSASWLTDDHPDEAGKAPKTPGISEASDGIGTGPGVPSGPPRRWLLSFRAAVLAVCLLIGVATGLAVFKGGGTPAEISSVELDLDGSDPDGSDGDGAADSSGSGSGAEDQTSGTEDQGQNQAHGQNQEDEQGSGADVGTRSDPANGAPGQSPVPSVLVIHVAGAVTHPGVVRVPSGSRTADAVDAAGGVMPEADLTAVNLAAPLQDGMMVVVPRVGEAAVPPPQEPASGADAGTGTGGSGTGSGSAAGGGAGLLNINTASLQELDSLPRVGPVIAERIIAWREDHGSFSRPEDIDAVPGIGEAMLAALLPLITV, encoded by the coding sequence ATGGCAGAACACCGCTGGGACACCGCACCCTCCGCACCGAGACTTTCGGCATCGTGGCTGACAGACGATCACCCTGATGAAGCAGGGAAGGCCCCCAAAACTCCCGGCATATCCGAAGCCTCCGATGGCATCGGCACTGGCCCGGGGGTCCCGTCAGGTCCGCCGCGGCGATGGCTCCTGTCCTTTCGCGCCGCGGTCCTTGCCGTCTGCCTGCTGATCGGAGTGGCCACGGGCCTGGCGGTTTTTAAAGGCGGTGGCACTCCTGCTGAAATCAGCAGCGTCGAGCTCGACCTGGACGGGTCGGATCCGGACGGTTCAGACGGGGATGGTGCTGCAGACAGCTCAGGCTCCGGCTCGGGCGCCGAGGACCAGACATCCGGCACCGAAGATCAGGGACAAAACCAGGCACACGGGCAGAACCAGGAGGACGAACAGGGCTCCGGAGCGGACGTCGGCACCCGCAGTGATCCAGCCAATGGTGCCCCAGGGCAATCTCCTGTTCCGTCAGTGCTGGTAATCCACGTCGCCGGGGCCGTGACGCATCCCGGCGTGGTGCGGGTGCCGTCCGGAAGCAGGACCGCTGATGCGGTGGACGCCGCAGGCGGAGTGATGCCGGAGGCAGACCTCACTGCCGTGAATCTCGCGGCGCCGTTGCAGGACGGAATGATGGTCGTCGTGCCCCGGGTGGGAGAGGCTGCCGTACCGCCGCCGCAGGAACCGGCCAGCGGGGCCGATGCCGGCACCGGCACCGGTGGATCAGGGACGGGATCTGGATCAGCAGCGGGCGGCGGGGCTGGGCTGCTCAACATCAATACTGCCTCGCTGCAGGAACTCGATTCCCTGCCCCGGGTTGGGCCTGTTATTGCCGAACGCATCATTGCCTGGCGCGAGGACCACGGCAGCTTCTCCCGTCCGGAGGACATTGATGCGGTGCCCGGCATCGGTGAAGCCATGCTGGCCGCCTTGCTGCCGCTGATCACGGTCTGA
- a CDS encoding DegV family protein codes for MNADWLEKLSQRAKRGRLREAGAAPAPRVGVVTDSAAALPENWAASAAVTDLVRVVSMPVMIGDQIYGEGTDRMIGALALALAQGSEVRTSRPSPGQFEAAYAELAAAGCSSVVSLHLSGHLSGTVDSARLAARSAAIPVTVIDSSSVAMGLGFAVVAAAETARDGGSVESVAAAARAAARSVTILFYVPSLEQLRRGGRVGAAAGWIGTLFAVKPILVVREGRIVPLERVRSAPRALLRLTELVQQDISARTGRVRVAVHHFGNEGEAERLAGTITDVSPDVELMICSLPAVLAAHAGLGVLAVAIAGESPVPPPEPGAGPGAGPEAGTRPGSGGGTGPGRPSA; via the coding sequence ATGAACGCGGACTGGCTGGAAAAGCTGAGCCAGCGAGCGAAACGGGGGCGGCTCCGCGAAGCCGGAGCCGCCCCCGCGCCCCGGGTCGGCGTGGTCACTGACTCCGCCGCCGCGCTGCCCGAAAACTGGGCCGCTTCCGCAGCAGTCACTGACCTGGTGCGGGTGGTTTCCATGCCGGTCATGATCGGCGATCAGATTTACGGCGAGGGCACCGACCGCATGATCGGTGCCCTCGCTTTGGCGTTGGCCCAGGGTTCCGAGGTTCGGACCTCGCGTCCGTCGCCGGGGCAGTTTGAGGCCGCCTACGCGGAGCTGGCTGCGGCCGGGTGCTCGTCGGTGGTGTCACTGCATCTCTCCGGCCACCTGTCCGGAACTGTGGATTCCGCCCGGCTCGCGGCGCGCTCGGCGGCCATTCCCGTGACCGTCATCGACAGCTCCAGCGTGGCCATGGGCCTGGGTTTCGCCGTCGTCGCCGCAGCGGAAACCGCGCGCGACGGCGGATCCGTTGAGTCTGTGGCTGCGGCGGCCCGGGCGGCCGCCCGCTCCGTCACCATCCTTTTTTACGTTCCCAGCCTCGAACAGCTGCGCCGCGGCGGCCGCGTCGGGGCAGCCGCGGGCTGGATCGGCACCCTGTTCGCCGTGAAGCCGATCCTGGTGGTGCGTGAGGGCAGGATCGTGCCGCTGGAGCGGGTGCGTTCCGCTCCGCGAGCCCTCCTGAGGCTGACCGAACTGGTCCAGCAGGACATTTCCGCCCGGACCGGGCGGGTGCGCGTTGCCGTGCACCACTTCGGCAACGAGGGCGAAGCCGAGCGCCTGGCCGGGACCATCACCGACGTTTCGCCCGATGTGGAACTGATGATCTGTTCGCTGCCCGCCGTGCTGGCCGCCCACGCCGGGCTGGGCGTGCTGGCTGTGGCGATAGCCGGAGAATCACCGGTGCCTCCGCCGGAACCGGGTGCGGGCCCCGGCGCCGGGCCTGAGGCTGGAACTCGACCGGGATCTGGTGGCGGAACCGGGCCGGGCCGCCCGTCGGCATAA
- the leuS gene encoding leucine--tRNA ligase, translated as MSLRTEATTVSTQSQTDESEEAVYSFADIEQKWPAVWDELGVFKPADDGSKERRYVLDMFPYPSGDLHMGHAEAFAMGDVVARYWRQLGYDVLHPIGWDSFGLPAENAAIKNNAHPSDWTYRNIDTQAASFKRYAISVDWSRRIQTSDPEYYRWTQWLFKRFYERNLAYRKNSPVNWCPKDQTVLANEQVVNGACERCGTQVTKKSLNQWYFKITDYADRLLDDMDQLKGHWPERVLAMQKNWIGRSEGAHVRFNIEADGDKPAEQVTVFTTRPDTLYGATFFVVAADAPLAVELTTDEHMDALLDYREQVKALSDIERQSTERVKTGVFTGRYAVNPLTGEKLPVWAADYVLADYGTGAIMAVPAHDQRDLDFAKTFDLPVRPVLDTGEEDPSVSGTATTGEGTLINSGTLDGLPKSEAIPAAISMLEEQGTGEKFVNFRLRDWLLSRQRFWGTPIPIIHCETCGEVPVPDAQLPVTLPTGLRGEALAPKGTSPLASVDEWVNVSCPTCDGPAKRDTDTMDTFVDSSWYFMRFVSPHYTDGPFDPEAAKNWMPVGQYVGGVEHAILHLLYARFFTKVVHDMGLLEASEPFSSLLNQGQVLNGGKAMSKSLGNGVDLSQQLDKFGVDAVRLTMIFASPPEDDVDWADVSPSGSAKFLARAWRLGQGVTSEPGVDFTAGDKKLRALTHRTIADATELLENNKFNVVVAKTMELVNATRKAIDSGVGGADPAVREAAETVAIILSLFAPYTAEDLWSLLGRPASVANAGWPAVDEALLVQDTVTAVVQVQGKVRDRLEVPANISEEDLRELALASDAVQKTLDGRGIRTVIVRAPKLVNVVPA; from the coding sequence ATTTCTTTGAGGACAGAGGCGACAACAGTGAGTACGCAGTCACAGACGGATGAGTCTGAAGAGGCCGTCTACAGTTTTGCGGACATCGAGCAGAAGTGGCCGGCGGTCTGGGATGAGCTCGGCGTGTTCAAGCCCGCCGACGACGGTTCCAAGGAACGCCGCTACGTGCTGGACATGTTCCCGTACCCCTCCGGCGACCTGCACATGGGCCACGCCGAGGCGTTCGCCATGGGTGACGTCGTCGCGCGCTACTGGCGCCAGCTCGGATACGACGTGCTGCACCCGATCGGCTGGGACTCCTTCGGCCTGCCCGCCGAAAACGCGGCGATCAAGAACAACGCCCACCCCAGCGACTGGACCTACCGCAACATCGACACCCAGGCGGCGTCATTCAAGCGCTACGCCATCAGTGTGGACTGGTCGCGCCGGATTCAGACCTCGGACCCCGAGTACTACCGCTGGACCCAGTGGCTGTTCAAGCGCTTCTACGAGCGGAACCTGGCCTACCGGAAGAACTCCCCGGTCAACTGGTGCCCCAAGGACCAGACCGTGCTGGCCAACGAGCAGGTCGTCAACGGCGCCTGCGAACGCTGCGGCACCCAGGTCACCAAGAAGTCCCTGAACCAGTGGTACTTCAAGATCACCGACTACGCCGACCGCCTCCTCGATGACATGGACCAGCTCAAGGGCCACTGGCCCGAGCGCGTGCTGGCCATGCAGAAAAACTGGATCGGCCGCTCCGAAGGTGCGCACGTCCGGTTCAACATCGAGGCCGACGGCGACAAGCCCGCCGAGCAGGTCACCGTCTTCACCACCCGCCCGGACACCCTGTACGGGGCAACGTTCTTCGTCGTCGCCGCGGACGCGCCGCTGGCCGTGGAGCTGACCACCGACGAGCACATGGACGCCCTGCTGGACTACCGCGAGCAGGTCAAGGCCCTCTCCGACATCGAGCGCCAGTCCACCGAACGCGTCAAGACCGGCGTCTTCACCGGCCGCTACGCCGTGAACCCGCTCACCGGCGAGAAGCTGCCGGTCTGGGCCGCTGACTATGTGCTGGCAGACTACGGCACCGGCGCAATCATGGCCGTGCCCGCGCACGACCAGCGCGACCTGGACTTCGCCAAGACCTTCGACCTGCCGGTCCGCCCGGTCCTGGACACCGGGGAGGAGGATCCGTCAGTCTCCGGCACCGCCACCACCGGCGAGGGCACCCTGATCAACTCCGGAACCCTGGACGGCCTGCCCAAGTCCGAAGCCATCCCGGCCGCTATTTCCATGCTCGAGGAGCAGGGCACCGGCGAGAAGTTCGTCAACTTCCGGCTGCGTGACTGGCTGCTGTCCCGCCAGCGTTTCTGGGGCACCCCGATCCCGATCATTCACTGCGAAACCTGCGGCGAGGTTCCGGTACCGGATGCCCAGCTGCCCGTTACGCTGCCCACCGGGCTGCGCGGCGAAGCACTGGCCCCGAAGGGCACCTCACCGCTGGCGTCGGTGGATGAATGGGTCAATGTGTCCTGCCCGACGTGCGACGGCCCGGCCAAGCGCGACACCGACACCATGGACACCTTCGTGGACTCGTCCTGGTACTTCATGCGCTTCGTCTCCCCGCACTACACCGACGGACCGTTCGACCCGGAGGCCGCCAAGAACTGGATGCCGGTGGGGCAGTACGTCGGCGGCGTGGAACACGCCATCCTGCACCTGCTCTACGCACGCTTCTTCACCAAGGTGGTCCACGACATGGGCCTGCTGGAAGCCAGCGAGCCCTTCAGCTCCCTGCTGAACCAGGGCCAGGTGCTCAACGGCGGCAAGGCGATGTCCAAGTCGCTGGGCAACGGCGTGGACCTGAGCCAGCAGCTGGACAAGTTCGGCGTGGACGCCGTGCGCCTGACGATGATCTTTGCCTCCCCGCCGGAGGACGACGTCGACTGGGCGGACGTCTCGCCGTCGGGCTCGGCCAAGTTCCTGGCACGGGCCTGGCGCCTGGGCCAGGGCGTGACGAGTGAACCCGGCGTCGACTTCACCGCCGGCGACAAGAAGCTGCGCGCCCTGACGCACCGGACCATTGCCGACGCGACCGAGCTGCTGGAGAACAACAAGTTCAACGTGGTCGTGGCCAAGACCATGGAACTGGTCAACGCCACCCGCAAGGCGATCGACTCCGGCGTCGGCGGTGCGGATCCCGCGGTCCGCGAGGCCGCCGAGACCGTGGCGATCATCCTGAGCCTGTTCGCCCCGTACACCGCCGAGGACCTGTGGTCCCTGCTGGGCCGCCCGGCCTCGGTGGCGAACGCCGGCTGGCCGGCAGTCGATGAAGCCCTGCTGGTCCAGGACACGGTCACCGCCGTCGTCCAGGTCCAGGGCAAGGTCCGCGACCGGCTCGAGGTGCCCGCCAACATCAGCGAAGAGGACCTGCGCGAACTGGCGCTGGCCTCGGACGCGGTGCAGAAGACGCTCGACGGGCGCGGAATCCGCACCGTCATCGTGCGCGCGCCGAAGCTCGTGAACGTCGTTCCGGCGTAG